One genomic region from Salvia hispanica cultivar TCC Black 2014 chromosome 2, UniMelb_Shisp_WGS_1.0, whole genome shotgun sequence encodes:
- the LOC125207784 gene encoding uncharacterized protein LOC125207784 isoform X1, producing the protein MDSVKGNSKGYIGHSTMAKKPIENIRFLISVSVGIMFGFFMGVLIPKLPQIKIGTESVVLDASMIYGGNVSAASTEISRNVSIGNQQISKIWVPSNPRGAERLPPGIVASESDLYQRRLWGLPREDLPITPKYLVTFTVGYKQRFNIDKAVKKFSENFTILLFHYDGITTEWDEFEWSKRAIHISARKQTKWWYAKRFLHPDIVASYDYIFIWDEDLGVEHFDAKEYIKLVRKHGLEISQPGLEPTKSMPWRMTRKRDHSEIHKVTEEKPGLCPDPHLPPCAAFVEIMAPVFSREAWRCVWHLIQNDLVHGWGLDFALQKCVEPAHEKIGVVDGQWIVHQIVPSLGGQGESESTNGRAPWQEVRLRCTREWAMFKARMANAERDYHKSMEIDSSH; encoded by the exons ATGGATTCAGTGAAGGGCAATAGCAAGGGATACATTGGGCACAG CACAATGGCTAAGAAACCAATTGAGAACATCAGGTTTCTCATCAGTGTTAGTGTTGGAATCATGTTTGGTTTCTTCATGGGAGTGTTGATTCCCAAACTCCCACAAATTAAG ATAGGCACGGAGTCTGTTGTTCTAGATGCTTCCATGATCTACGGGGGAAACGTCTCTGCTGCCTCCACAGAAATTAGCAGAAACGTATCTATTGGAAACCAGCAAATTTCAAAG ATTTGGGTGCCTTCTAATCCGAGAGGCGCGGAGAGGCTTCCTCCGGGCATCGTGGCATCAGAGTCGGACCTCTATCAACGAAGACTGTGGGGACTGCCTAGAGAG GACCTGCCCATTACACCAAAGTATCTAGTGACTTTCACAGTTGGTTATAAGCAGAGGTTTAACATTGACAAAGCAGTTAAAAAG TTTTCAGAAAATTTTACAATCCTTCTGTTCCATTACGATGGAATAACCACTGAGTGGGACGAGTTCGAGTGGTCTAAGCGTGCCATTCACATCAGTGCTCGAAAACAGACAAAATG GTGGTACGCAAAGAGGTTTTTGCATCCGGACATTGTTGCATCCTACGACTACATCTTCATATGGGACGAGGACCTTGGAGTCGAGCACTTTGATGCGAAAGA ATACATTAAGCTTGTGAGGAAACATGGTCTTGAGATTTCCCAGCCGGGCCTCGAGCCAACCAAGAGCATGCCATGGAGGATGACAAGGAAACGCGATCACAGTGAGATTCACAA GGTCACAGAGGAGAAACCGGGCTTGTGTCCTGATCCACATTTGCCACCGTGTGCAGC CTTTGTGGAGATCATGGCTCCTGTCTTCTCTAGAGAGGCTTGGCGTTGCGTGTGGCATCTGATTCAG aatgaCTTGGTCCATGGATGGGGTCTGGACTTTGCCCTCCAAAAATGTGTAGAG CCTGCACATGAGAAAATCGGAGTCGTTGATGGGCAATGGATTGTTCATCAAATTGTTCCTTCATTGGGAGGCCag GGTGAATCTGAATCTACTAATGGAAGGGCTCCATGGCAAGAG GTGAGACTAAGATGCACTAGAGAATGGGCAATGTTCAAAGCTAGGATGGCCAATGCAGAAAGAGATTATCACAAGTCTATGGAGATTGATTCTTCCCATTAG
- the LOC125207784 gene encoding uncharacterized protein LOC125207784 isoform X2 — translation MIYGGNVSAASTEISRNVSIGNQQISKIWVPSNPRGAERLPPGIVASESDLYQRRLWGLPREDLPITPKYLVTFTVGYKQRFNIDKAVKKFSENFTILLFHYDGITTEWDEFEWSKRAIHISARKQTKWWYAKRFLHPDIVASYDYIFIWDEDLGVEHFDAKEYIKLVRKHGLEISQPGLEPTKSMPWRMTRKRDHSEIHKVTEEKPGLCPDPHLPPCAAFVEIMAPVFSREAWRCVWHLIQNDLVHGWGLDFALQKCVEPAHEKIGVVDGQWIVHQIVPSLGGQGESESTNGRAPWQEVRLRCTREWAMFKARMANAERDYHKSMEIDSSH, via the exons ATGATCTACGGGGGAAACGTCTCTGCTGCCTCCACAGAAATTAGCAGAAACGTATCTATTGGAAACCAGCAAATTTCAAAG ATTTGGGTGCCTTCTAATCCGAGAGGCGCGGAGAGGCTTCCTCCGGGCATCGTGGCATCAGAGTCGGACCTCTATCAACGAAGACTGTGGGGACTGCCTAGAGAG GACCTGCCCATTACACCAAAGTATCTAGTGACTTTCACAGTTGGTTATAAGCAGAGGTTTAACATTGACAAAGCAGTTAAAAAG TTTTCAGAAAATTTTACAATCCTTCTGTTCCATTACGATGGAATAACCACTGAGTGGGACGAGTTCGAGTGGTCTAAGCGTGCCATTCACATCAGTGCTCGAAAACAGACAAAATG GTGGTACGCAAAGAGGTTTTTGCATCCGGACATTGTTGCATCCTACGACTACATCTTCATATGGGACGAGGACCTTGGAGTCGAGCACTTTGATGCGAAAGA ATACATTAAGCTTGTGAGGAAACATGGTCTTGAGATTTCCCAGCCGGGCCTCGAGCCAACCAAGAGCATGCCATGGAGGATGACAAGGAAACGCGATCACAGTGAGATTCACAA GGTCACAGAGGAGAAACCGGGCTTGTGTCCTGATCCACATTTGCCACCGTGTGCAGC CTTTGTGGAGATCATGGCTCCTGTCTTCTCTAGAGAGGCTTGGCGTTGCGTGTGGCATCTGATTCAG aatgaCTTGGTCCATGGATGGGGTCTGGACTTTGCCCTCCAAAAATGTGTAGAG CCTGCACATGAGAAAATCGGAGTCGTTGATGGGCAATGGATTGTTCATCAAATTGTTCCTTCATTGGGAGGCCag GGTGAATCTGAATCTACTAATGGAAGGGCTCCATGGCAAGAG GTGAGACTAAGATGCACTAGAGAATGGGCAATGTTCAAAGCTAGGATGGCCAATGCAGAAAGAGATTATCACAAGTCTATGGAGATTGATTCTTCCCATTAG
- the LOC125206800 gene encoding protein CANDIDATE G-PROTEIN COUPLED RECEPTOR 7-like codes for MHLITPPCKKTLLLLLSLLLHLHPTNSEIETFHLHSDTRPFILLQDFGFTSPGFISISVSSISISSYPTPTPALLSSIGCYYAPSPARPALEQALLQHTCITSDPFVFPIFTLNDPLKHFNQTILISIPDLYFIFFLNCAHNSSISMTLNLETYNVKPNGDLDFIDDQFANLPNTLFLFSFIYLSFLLAWSYYCNKNKQFVRKIHEVMALLLFFRVFELLFHACSQHRISQIGSPHLWKSLWLFIYFIRNVLFIHVIMLIRAGWSLFRPNLQNLQIRAIFVTAGLQFVASTCFVLSNGLGTSSSSYGLWTVTYYAVDFICCVIMTLPVSPSIDNVVVSAKIEEKEEKKWVYKRAYESFALALYIYVGFTRLGMFLIRSITSYNMWGLSIALELTIELIFYGVVYSMFWPSERYDYVVLEDREEDHCGNGSLADLRLLEF; via the coding sequence ATGCATCTCATCACCCCACCATGCAAGAAaaccctcctcctcctcctcagtCTCCTCCTCCATCTCCACCCCACAAACTCCGAGATCGAAACCTTCCACCTCCACTCCGACACCCGCCCCTTCATCCTCCTCCAAGACTTCGGCTTCACCTCCCCCGGCTTCATCTCCATCTCCGTCTCCTCCATCTCCATATCCTCCTACCCCACCCCCACCCCCGCCCTCCTCTCCTCCATCGGCTGCTACTACGCCCCCTCCCCCGCCCGCCCCGCCCTCGAGCAAGCCCTCCTCCAACACACCTGCATAACCTCCGACCCCTTCGTCTTCCCCATCTTCACCCTCAACGACCCACTCAAACACTTCAACCAAACCATCCTCATCTCCATCCCCGATCTatacttcatcttcttcctcaacTGCGCCCACAACTCCTCCATCTCAATGACCCTAAATCTCGAAACCTACAACGTTAAACCTAACGGCGATCTTGATTTCATTGATGACCAATTCGCCAATCTTCCCAACACCCTTTTCCTCTTCTCCTTCATCTATCTCTCCTTCCTCCTCGCTTGGTCTTATTactgcaacaaaaacaaacaattcgTGAGAAAAATCCATGAAGTTATGGCCCTTTTGCTTTTCTTTAGGGTTTTTGAGCTCCTTTTCCATGCCTGCAGCCAGCACCGGATCAGCCAGATCGGATCTCCCCACTTGTGGAAAAGCTTGTGgcttttcatttattttattagaaatgttttgtttatacATGTGATCATGCTAATTCGGGCTGGATGGTCACTTTTTAGGCCTAATTTGCAAAATTTGCAAATCAGGGCTATTTTTGTAACTGCCGGGCTTCAATTTGTTGCAAGTACTTGCTTTGTTTTGAGTAATGGACTAGGCACCTCGAGCAGCAGCTATGGGTTATGGACAGTGACGTACTACGCCGTGGACTTCATATGCTGTGTCATCATGACTTTGCCGGTGAGTCCGTCTATCGACAACGTGGTGGTGAGTGCAAAGATCGAGGAGAAGGAGGAGAAGAAGTGGGTGTACAAGAGGGCTTATGAGAGCTTTGCATTGGCTCTTTATATCTATGTTGGGTTTACTAGGCTTGGGATGTTCTTGATTAGGTCTATCACGAGTTATAATATGTGGGGTTTGAGCATTGCTTTGGAGTTGACGATTGAGCTTATATTTTATGGTGTTGTGTATTCGATGTTTTGGCCCAGTGAGAGGTATGACTATGTTGTTCTTGAGGATAGGGAGGAGGATCATTGTGGTAATGGTAGTTTGGCTGATTTGAGGTTGTTGGAGTTTTGA
- the LOC125207861 gene encoding probable protein phosphatase 2C 14, with amino-acid sequence MNDGAVIAGGPSLSGALKRKRPLRIEIPAVLSEIPNFEESYDDPVCCFADSGVGVYSLKGKKKFMEDSYKVFASANGDKRFFGVYDGHGGSKAAAFVAENLHLKIFEMLESISENKEKEAACKAGYLKTDEEFLKQGLDSGACCVTALIDGREMVVSNLGDCRAVLCMGGGSAEALTTDHRPMREEERRRIEDKGGYVEIHRGTWRVHGTLAVSRSIGDAHLKDWVMAEPDTKVVCLDPDMKYLLLASDGLWEEVSNEEAVDVVMQSCSSAKKQRIRNPSGRKMDSIRQRGSADEDGSPPAKSRRISVVKKTKTKMKTRFPENENRFLNERGLLAACKKLADLAVGRGSLDDITVMIIDLNHYNHESLVVAK; translated from the exons ATGAACGATGGAGCTGTAATCGCCGGGGGCCCAAGTTTGAGCGGCGCGTTGAAGAGAAAACGGCCGCTGAGAATCGAGATTCCAGCTGTGTTGTCTGAGATTCCCAATTTTGAGGAATCCTACGATGATCCTGTGTGCTGTTTTGCTGATTCTGGGGTGGGTGTTTATTCGTTGAAGGGGAAGAAGAAGTTCATGGAAGATTCCTACAAAGTTTTTGCTTCTGCAAATGGTGATAAG AGATTCTTTGGAGTGTATGATGGGCATGGAGGAAGCAAAGCAGCAGCATTTGTGGCAGAGAATTTGCATCTAAAGATTTTTGAAATGTTAGAAAGCATTtcagaaaacaaagaaaaggaAGCAGCATGTAAAGCAGGCTATTTGAAAACAGATGAGGAATTCTTGAAACAG GGGCTGGATAGTGGTGCTTGTTGTGTGACTGCACTGATTGATGGGAGGGAAATGGTGGTTTCGAACTTGGGCGACTGCAGAGCAGTTTTGTGTATGGGAGGTGGATCGGCAGAAGCTCTAACGACGGACCACAGACCCATGCGAGAAGAGGAGCGAAGGCGAATAGAGGATAAA GGTGGATATGTGGAGATTCATCGCGGTACTTGGAGAGTTCATGGGACCCTCGCAGTTTCCAGAAGCATCGGAGATGCTCATCTCAAGGACTGGGTGATGGCAGAACCCGACACGAAGGTTgtatgcttggatccggataTGAAGTACCTCCTTTTAGCATCCGACGGCCTCTGGGAAGAG GTGAGCAATGAAGAAGCAGTAGATGTCGTGATGCAGTCGTGTTCAAGTGCCAAGAAGCAACGGATACGAAACCCTAGTGGCCGGAAAATGGACAGCATACGACAGAGAGGAAGTGCAGACGAGGATGGAAGCCCTCCAGCCAAGTCCAGGAGAATTTCAGTGGtgaagaagacgaagacgaagaTGAAGACTCGTTTCCCAGAAAACGAGAACAGATTCTTGAACGAGAGAGGGCTTCTAGCCGCGTGCAAGAAGCTTGCTGATCTTGCTGTTGGCAGGGGTAGTTTGGATGACATAACTGTCATGATAATTGATTTGAACCATTATAACCATGAATCTTTAGTAGTTGCTAAGTAG
- the LOC125207859 gene encoding GDSL esterase/lipase At3g26430-like, producing MELLKLHLIALFLLPTSTLGFNKCNFPAIFNFGDSNSDTGGLSAAFGQAPPPNGATFFHSPSGRYCDGRLLIDFIAESVGLPYLDAFLDSMGTNFRHGCNFATAGSTIRRQNTTIWQSGYSPISLDVQYLQFSDFITRSQNFREKGVFQNLFPEEDYFSRALYTFDIGQNDLTAGYKLNMSTEEVKAYVPDVLGQLSHVIKLIYGQGGRTVWVHNTGPVGCLPYVMDRFLVTAAQIDKHGCSSPYNDVSQYFNLKLRELVLQLREELPAAAITYVDVYAVKYSLISQAKKLGFENPFVACCGHGGKYNYNRFIKCGSKTVVNGTETVLAVSCKDPSTRISWDGTHFTEAANRWIFDQVVGGAFSDPPVSLKFACNKMNTSQK from the exons ATGGAGTTACTCAAATTGCATTTAATTGCCCTATTTCTTCTTCCAACCTCAACACTAGGTTTTAACAAGTGCAATTTTCCCGCCATTTTCAACTTCGGCGATTCCAATTCCGACACCGGCGGCCTATCCGCGGCGTTCGGCCAAGCTCCTCCTCCCAACGGAGCCACATTCTTCCACTCCCCCTCCGGCCGCTACTGTGATGGCCGCCTTCTAATCGATTTCATAg CTGAAAGCGTGGGATTGCCTTATCTCGATGCATTCCTGGACTCGATGGGAACAAATTTCAGGCATGGATGCAATTTTGCGACTGCTGGATCGACGATCAGGCGTCAGAACACAACCATTTGGCAGAGTGGGTACAGCCCCATCTCTCTCGATGTTCAATACCTCCAATTTTCGGATTTTATAACAAGatcacaaaattttagagaaaaag GGGTGTTTCAGAACCTGTTTCCAGAGGAGGACTATTTCTCCCGAGCTTTATACACCTTCGACATTGGCCAGAATGACCTCACCGCCGGCTACAAACTCAATATGTCGACTGAGGAAGTCAAGGCCTACGTTCCTGATGTGTTAGGCCAACTCTCTCATGTAATCAAG CTGATTTATGGCCAAGGGGGGAGGACAGTTTGGGTGCACAACACGGGGCCTGTTGGTTGCTTGCCGTATGTCATGGACAGGTTCTTGGTCACTGCAGCGCAGATTGACAAACATGGCTGCTCGTCTCCATACAACGATGTCTCACAGTATTTCAACCTCAAACTGAGGGAGCTCGTCTTGCAGCTCAGGGAAGAGCTCCCTGCAGCTGCAATCACGTATGTGGATGTTTACGCGGTTAAGTATTCTCTCATCAGCCAAGCAAAGAAACTAG GATTTGAGAATCCATTCGTTGCTTGCTGCGGCCATGGAGGGAAATACAACTACAATAGGTTCATCAAATGTGGTAGCAAGACGGTAGTCAATGGGACAGAGACTGTTCTTGCTGTTTCGTGCAAGGATCCCTCGACGAGGATCAGTTGGGATGGGACACACTTCACTGAGGCAGCAAATAGGTGGATCTTCGATCAAGTTGTTGGTGGGGCGTTTTCGGACCCTCCTGTTTCGTTGAAGTTTGCTTGTAATAAGATGAACACCTCACAGAAGTAG
- the LOC125207860 gene encoding GDSL esterase/lipase At3g26430-like: MEFKVYSLLLIFLLLPNSVLGSNKCNFPAIFNFGDSNSDTGGFSAAFRQAPPPYGETFFHAPAGRWSDGRLIIDFIAESLGLPYLSAFLNSVGSNFSHGANFATYASTIRPQNLSLSTGGYSPISLDVQQVEFSGFMTRSQAVREKGLFLDSLPEKDYFSRALYTFDIGQNDLTAGLDLNLTLEEIKAQVPDMIGQYSSVIKEIYMLGGRSFWIHNTAPLGCFAYVLDALAATTPEVDKYGCLIPYNEVSQFFNVKLYEAVVVLREEIPLAAITYVDMYSAKYAIISQAKELGFEDPFRACCGYGGDYNYSRYARCGSKAVVNGTEVVVAKSCKDPSAWISWDGLHFTEAASKWIFDQIADGSFSDPPVSLESGCSRSN, from the exons ATGGAGTTTAAGGTTTATTCTCTGCTTCTGATATTTCTTCTTCTGCCAAACTCAGTTCTTGGCTCAAATAAGTGCAACTTTCCAGCCATTTTCAACTTTGGCGACTCAAATTCAGACACCGGTGGCTTCTCAGCCGCATTCCGTCAAGCTCCTCCTCCCTATGGAGAAACATTCTTCCATGCTCCTGCTGGCCGTTGGAGCGACGGCCGTCTCATCATAGATTTCATAG CTGAGAGTTTGGGATTGCCTTATCTCAGTGCTTTTCTTAATTCTGTGGGCTCAAACTTCAGCCATGGGGCCAACTTTGCAACTTATGCATCAACCATTAGGCCTCAGAACTTGTCCCTTTCCACGGGAGGCTACAGCCCGATCTCCCTCGACGTGCAGCAAGTCGAGTTCTCTGGTTTCATGACAAGATCACAAGCTGTTAGAGAAAAAG GGCTGTTCCTCGACTCTCTCCCGGAAAAGGACTACTTCTCCCGGGCATTGTACACGTTCGACATAGGCCAAAACGACCTCACTGCCGGCTTGGATCTCAACTTGACCTTGGAAGAAATCAAGGCACAAGTTCCTGATATGATAGGACAGTACTCCTCTGTGATTAAG GAAATATACATGCTAGGAGGGAGATCATTCTGGATACACAACACAGCACCATTAGGCTGTTTTGCATATGTTCTTGATGCTCTAGCTGCCACTACACCAGAGGTTGACAAATATGGCTGCTTGATCCCGTACAACGAGGTTTCACAGTTTTTCAACGTGAAACTATACGAAGCCGTGGTGGTTCTGAGGGAGGAAATCCCTCTGGCTGCAATCACATATGTTGACATGTACTCAGCCAAGTATGCTATCATCAGTCAGGCAAAGGAACTAG GATTTGAGGATCCATTCCGAGCATGCTGTGGGTACGGAGGGGATTACAACTACAGCCGGTATGCTAGGTGTGGGAGCAAGGCAGTTGTGAATGGGACAGAGGTGGTGGTGGCTAAGTCGTGCAAGGATCCGTCTGCTTGGATCAGTTGGGATGGACTCCACTTCACCGAGGCGGCTAGCAAGTGGATCTTTGATCAGATTGCGGATGGCTCGTTTTCAGACCCTCCGGTTTCACTTGAATCTGGGTGCAGCAGAAGCAACTAA
- the LOC125207858 gene encoding GDSL esterase/lipase At3g26430-like, with the protein MEFKVSTLHFLLIAQILNPSSALGSNTCKFPAIFNFGDSNSDTGGFSAAFGQVPPPYGETFFHAPAGRYSDGRLIIDFIAQSLRLPYLSAFLDSVGSNFSHGANYATATATIRPQNLSLFSGGYSPISLDVQQVEHSDFMTRSQVVREKGFFHSLLPERGYFSRALYTFDIGQNDITAAYDLGLTTEEVKAQVPDMIGQFSSAIKKIYSLGGRTFWIHNTGPLGCLTYVIDAQAATTPEVDRYGCLIPFNEASQHFNVKLHKAVLQLREELPLAAITYVDIYSAKYALISQAKKLGFEDPFRVCCGYGGKYNYSRFSRCGDKTVMNGTEFVLAKSCKDPSVWINWDGVHFTEAANKWIFDQITNGSFSDPPVSLEFACNRSS; encoded by the exons ATGGAGTTCAAGGTTTCCACACTGCATTTCCTGCTCATAGCTCAGATACTGAACCCAAGTTCAGCTCTTGGCTCAAACACCTGCAAATTCCCAGCCATCTTCAACTTTGGCGACTCGAATTCTGACACCGGTGGCTTCTCTGCAGCATTTGGCCAAGTTCCTCCTCCCTATGGGGAGACATTCTTCCACGCCCCGGCTGGCCGCTACAGCGATGGCCGTCTCATCATTGATTTTATAG CTCAGAGCCTAAGACTGCCTTATCTCAGCGCTTTTCTTGATTCTGTTGGCTCAAACTTCAGCCATGGAGCTAACTATGCAACTGCTACTGCAACCATAAGGCCTCAAAACTTATCCCTTTTCAGTGGAGGGTACAGCCCGATCTCCCTCGATGTGCAGCAGGTCGAGCACTCGGATTTCATGACAAGATCACAAGTTGTTAGAGAAAAAG GGTTCTTCCACAGCTTGTTGCCGGAGAGGGGCTACTTCTCCCGGGCTTTGTACACGTTCGACATAGGCCAGAACGACATAACCGCCGCCTATGATCTCGGCTTGACCACAGAGGAAGTCAAGGCACAAGTTCCTGATATGATAGGACAGTTCTCCTCTGCCATTAAG AAAATATACAGTTTAGGAGGGAGAACATTTTGGATACACAACACAGGACCATTAGGCTGTTTGACCTATGTTATTGATGCTCAAGCAGCTACTACACCGGAGGTTGATAGATATGGTTGTTTGATCCCTTTCAACGAGGCTTCGCAGCATTTCAATGTGAAACTACACAAAGCCGTGTTGCAGCTGAGGGAGGAGCTCCCTCTTGCTGCAATCACATATGTTGATATCTACTCAGCCAAGTATGCTCTCATAAGCCAGGCAAAGAAACTAG GATTTGAGGATCCATTCCGAGTCTGCTGTGGCTATGGAGGGAAATACAACTACAGCAGGTTTTCTAGGTGTGGGGACAAGACAGTAATGAACGGGACAGAGTTCGTTCTTGCCAAGTCGTGCAAGGATCCATCTGTTTGGATCAACTGGGACGGTGTTCACTTCACCGAGGCAGCCAATAAGTGGATCTTTGATCAGATTACAAATGGCTCGTTTTCAGATCCTCCGGTTTCACTTGAATTCGCGTGTAACAGAAGCAGCTGA
- the LOC125207857 gene encoding eukaryotic translation initiation factor 4B2-like, producing the protein MSKSPWGVGAWAAEAEREEAEQREAEEKAAAAAAAAPAASFPSLKEGVSTAKQKKKTKMSLQEFRVMPSQGRGLTPEEMLRLPTGPKERSAEEMQYGRLGGGFSNYGSSGPNSGRREFEGRRSYGFEDDGRRGPPQQSRVSEFDQPSRADEVDNWASMKKQTILPDHDSRESRAGGKYTSLGGSSGGASRADEVDNWASMKKPVSQPQQARNSSFGSGFSKPETDRWTRNESFGSGVSKPESDRWGGRSEQNPSLSLSSLKIEDGDAVKVNKPNPFGAARPREEVLAEKGLDWKKLDLEVAEKKHSVSGGSRPSSSHSTGLESPQVSGSEAPPALGGAGEAIVRQKPKVNPFGDAKPREVLLEQKGLDWKKIDLKLDRRVDRPETEEEKNLKEEIEQLKKELPQKTGEEEAGVQDQIHKKEQELELLVSQLDDKVRYSQRNFERQSPGAVRGAGFNDRPPSRTGFNEGRSGFHDRPPSAPGQYEEPRAGYQERPRSRPGAYEDSIAGFAERPPSRPGAHDDPQAGLHERPRSRQGSYQDTRSSYSQRASYADGAYQDPRALDGNERPHSRGSVNPWARPSDDRRYIQGSGGRGFSGGRDVNRSGSRW; encoded by the exons ATGTCGAAATCGCCATGGGGAGTCGGCGCCTGGGCCGCCGAGGCCGAGAGGGAGGAGGCCGAGCAGCGCGAGGCTGAGGAGAAGGCCGCCgctgcggcggcggcggcgcccGCGGCCAGCTTCCCTAGCCTCAAGGAAGGTGTCAGCACCGCcaagcagaagaagaagaccaaAATGTCACTCCAGGAATTTAGGGTTATGCCTTCTCAGGGCCGCGGACTGACGCCGGAGGAAATGCTCCGCCTCCCCACAGGGCCCAAGGAGCGCTCCGCGGAGGAAATGCAGTACGGCAGATTGGGCGGCGGCTTTTCCAATTACGGCTCCAGCGGCCCTAATTCGGGTCGGAGGGAGTTTGAGGGCCGGAGATCTTACGGATTTGAGGATGATGGGCGGAGGGGGCCTCCGCAGCAATCTAGGGTTTCGGAATTCGATCAGCCTTCGCGTGCTGACGAGGTGGATAATTGGGCGTCGATGAAGAAGCAAACGATCCTACCCGATCACGATTCGCGTGAATCCCGGGCTGGGGGTAAGTACACCTCACTTGGGGGAAGCAGCGGCGGAGCATCGCGCGCCGATGAAGTGGACAATTGGGCGTCTATGAAGAAGCCTGTTTCACAGCCGCAGCAGGCGAGAAATTCGAGCTTTGGCTCGGGCTTTTCGAAGCCCGAGACTGATCGTTGGACCCGTAATGAGAGCTTTGGGTCTGGAGTCTCAAAGCCTGAATCCGACCGGTGGGGGGGTCGGAGTGAGCAAAATCCAAGCTTGAGTTTGAGTTCACTTAAAATTGAGGATGGGGATGCGGTGAAGGTTAACAAGCCGAATCCGTTTGGGGCGGCCAGGCCGAGGGAGGAAGTGCTGGCTGAGAAAGGTTTGGATTGGAAGAAGCTGGACTTGGAGGTTGCAGAGAAGAAACACTCGGTTAGTGGTGGGAGTAGGCCCTCAAGTTCTCACTCGACTGGTCTGGAGTCTCCGCAGGTGAGCGGGTCAGAGGCACCTCCTGCATTGGGCGGAGCTGGTGAAGCTATAGTGAGGCAGAAACCTAAAGTAAATCCGTTTGGGGATGCTAAGCCTAGAGAAGTTCTGCTGGAGCAGAAGGGCTTGGATTGGAAGAAGATTGATCTTAAGCTGGACAGACGTGTGGACAG GCCTGAGacagaagaagagaagaatttGAAGGAAGAAATCGAGCAACTGAAAAAAGAATTACCGCAAAAAACtggtgaagaagaagctgGCGTGCAAGaccaaatacataaaaaagaGCAGGAGTTGGAACTTCTGGTCTCTCAGTTGGATGACAAAGTTCGCTATAGTCAGAGAAATTTCGAGAGGCAAAGCCCCGGGGCGGTTCGGGGTGCTGGATTTAATGATAGACCTCCTTCTCGAACCGGATTTAATGAGGGCAGATCCGGCTTTCATGACCGACCTCCTTCTGCGCCTGGACAATATGAGGAACCTAGAGCAGGCTATCAAGAGAGACCTCGATCTCGTCCAGGTGCATATGAGGATTCAATAGCTGGCTTTGCTGAGAGACCTCCTTCTCGACCAGGGGCACATGATGATCCCCAAGCTGGGTTACATGAAAGACCCCGTTCGAGGCAGGGATCCTATCAAGATACCAGATCTTCCTATTCTCAGAGAGCTTCTTATGCAGATGGAGCATATCAAGATCCCAGAGCTCTTGATGGCAATGAGAGGCCTCATTCGCGTGGCTCTGTAAATCCATGGGCGAGACCAAGTGACGACAGAAGATATATTCAAGGAAGTGGAGGCAGAGGATTTTCAGGTGGTAGAGATGTCAACAG GTCAGGGTCGAGGTGGTGA
- the LOC125204838 gene encoding sufE-like protein 2, chloroplastic yields the protein MGSFTARTHLSTSPPPFFTNPPKTNFMDAGPSHIHLNPRKPASKNPPVSRFPLNPTSKNPIFPLSCVAIEHYKPSSSVSEKLQRLGFEFRSLPAPIDRVRRLLQYAEILPPFDESWRVQENRVQGCATQVWLEAGMDGNGAMRFRIDSDSEITKGFCSCLIWVLDGAAAEEVLSVRADDLVAMNVGLPSKGNSRVNAWNNVLMSMQRRTQVLVEERRTSFYLL from the coding sequence atgggatcTTTCACAGCAAGAACACACCTTTCTACATCTCCTCCACCCTTCTTCACAAACccaccaaaaacaaatttcatgGACGCAGGCCCCTCACACATCCACCTCAATCCGCGAAAACCCGCCTCCAAAAATCCCCCAGTTTCAAGATTTCCCTTAAATCCCACGTcgaaaaatccaatctttccGCTCTCCTGCGTCGCAATCGAGCATTACAAACCCTCCTCAAGCGTGTCGGAGAAGTTGCAGAGATTAGGCTTCGAGTTCCGATCTCTACCGGCGCCGATTGACAGAGTAAGAAGACTGCTGCAATACGCGGAGATTCTGCCCCCATTCGATGAATCTTGGAGGGTTCAAGAGAATCGGGTGCAGGGGTGCGCGACCCAGGTTTGGCTGGAGGCGGGCATGGACGGGAATGGGGCGATGAGGTTTCGAATCGACAGTGATTCGGAGATTACGAAAGGGTTCTGCTCTTGCCTGATTTGGGTGCTCGACGGCGCTGCGGCGGAGGAGGTGTTGAGCGTGAGGGCGGATGATTTGGTGGCGATGAATGTGGGGCTGCCTAGTAAGGGGAATTCGAGGGTGAATGCGTGGAATAATGTGTTGATGAGTATGCAGAGGAGGACTCAGGTTTTGGTTGAGGAGAGGAGGACAtccttttatttgttgtaA